A single Streptomyces mirabilis DNA region contains:
- a CDS encoding ATP-grasp domain-containing protein gives MGSRVRVWLNRTYAENVFFMDQLRSNPQLRPVEIHATHGDPDSPVLAAADTAAMEPEGLSPAAYVEYALDQCARHSIDVFVPVLQQAAIVAHRAEFAALGTALLAPPSEAVAVFLDKATAYQAVQAVGVPVPPWWRVRTEEELVAAVETLEAEGHKACFKPAAGAGGVGFRVITRAPFSLAHLNGFPSPYVPLDLVVEALRSADEPVDWLVMPLLGQPEVSVDCLTAPDGRVRMAVGRTKNGRRRGFTLHPSFIEPARLLAEAFGLHYLTNIQFRMLGDDPVLMDVNTRPAGGLHQLSQCGINAPWAAVQLALGEETGEMVPPLLGQDYTVLAGPRPVRPVSLPHQRTDAPAPALPAVPAPAPATEGAPVPESAPTHASKASNATTAAIAPA, from the coding sequence ATGGGTTCTCGCGTACGCGTCTGGCTCAACCGCACGTACGCGGAGAACGTGTTCTTCATGGACCAGCTGCGAAGTAATCCGCAGCTCCGCCCGGTCGAGATCCATGCCACCCACGGCGATCCCGACTCCCCTGTACTGGCCGCCGCCGACACCGCCGCCATGGAGCCGGAAGGCCTCTCCCCCGCCGCCTACGTCGAGTACGCCCTCGACCAGTGCGCGCGCCACTCCATCGACGTGTTCGTGCCGGTCCTGCAGCAGGCGGCGATCGTGGCGCACCGCGCCGAGTTCGCGGCGCTCGGTACGGCCCTGCTGGCGCCGCCCTCCGAGGCCGTGGCCGTCTTCCTGGACAAGGCCACCGCGTACCAGGCGGTGCAGGCGGTGGGCGTGCCGGTGCCGCCGTGGTGGCGGGTGCGCACCGAGGAGGAGCTCGTCGCCGCGGTCGAGACGCTGGAGGCCGAAGGTCACAAGGCCTGCTTCAAGCCGGCGGCGGGGGCGGGCGGAGTGGGCTTCCGCGTCATCACACGCGCCCCCTTCTCGCTCGCTCACCTCAATGGATTTCCGAGCCCGTACGTGCCGCTCGACCTGGTCGTGGAGGCACTGCGGTCGGCGGACGAGCCCGTCGACTGGCTGGTCATGCCCCTTCTGGGGCAGCCGGAGGTGTCCGTCGACTGCCTCACGGCGCCGGACGGCCGGGTCCGTATGGCGGTGGGCCGCACCAAGAACGGACGGCGTCGCGGTTTCACGCTGCACCCTTCGTTCATCGAGCCCGCGCGGCTGCTCGCGGAGGCGTTCGGACTGCACTATCTGACGAACATTCAGTTCCGCATGCTCGGTGACGACCCGGTCCTCATGGACGTCAACACCCGCCCGGCGGGCGGTCTGCACCAGCTCTCGCAGTGCGGCATCAACGCCCCTTGGGCAGCGGTGCAGTTGGCACTCGGCGAGGAGACGGGCGAGATGGTGCCGCCGCTGCTCGGACAGGACTACACCGTGCTCGCGGGCCCCCGTCCGGTGCGTCCGGTCTCGCTGCCGCACCAGCGCACCGACGCGCCCGCGCCCGCCCTGCCCGCCGTGCCCGCCCCGGCCCCCGCGACGGAGGGCGCTCCGGTGCCGGAGTCCGCGCCCACCCATGCGTCCAAGGCCTCCAACGCGACCACGGCCGCCATCGCGCCCGCCTGA
- a CDS encoding carbohydrate binding domain-containing protein: MRINLRTDLRRSRHRVLALLGTAALALAGAVALPTTAQAANILSNPGFESGSLSPWSCTGNLGSVVSSPVHGGSKALAGAVSSSDNAQCSQTVSVQPNTTYSLSGWVRGSYVYLGVDGGASTWTTSPSAYSQLSVSFTTGASQTSAKIYVHGWYAQGTYYADDISLDGPGGGGGGSDTQAPTAPTNLTSTGKTSSSVSLSWGASSDNVGVTAYDIYSGSNQVLSVSGTSATVSGLASSTAYTFTVKARDAAGNTSGASNSVSVTTDAGGGGGTGFKQAAPYLYLGWGDPPSATSVMSSTGVKWFTMAFMLDSGGCNPAWDGSRALTGGNDQTVINQIRSAGGDVVPSFGGWQGSKLGANCSSASALAGALQKVIDAYGLKAIDMDIENTDEFENEAVQAKILTALKTVKANNPGLRTIVTFGTSTTGPTYYGNRLIEQAQSLNAGIDVFTIMPFDFGGGSDMYGNTVNAAEGLKAKLKSTFGWDDATAYSHIGISGMNGLSDQQENTTPAIWTQIRDWANSHHIARLAYWAVNRDRPCPGGGVVSNCSGISQNNWQFTSITAGFTG, translated from the coding sequence GTGCGCATCAACCTCAGAACAGACCTCAGGCGTTCCAGACATCGCGTCCTCGCGCTGCTCGGCACCGCCGCCCTGGCGCTGGCCGGGGCGGTCGCGCTGCCCACCACGGCCCAGGCGGCCAACATCCTGTCCAACCCCGGCTTCGAGTCGGGCAGCCTCTCCCCCTGGTCGTGCACCGGAAACCTCGGCTCGGTCGTCTCCAGCCCCGTACACGGCGGCTCCAAGGCCCTTGCCGGGGCGGTGAGTTCGAGTGACAACGCCCAGTGCAGCCAGACCGTCTCGGTCCAGCCGAACACCACGTACAGCCTCTCGGGCTGGGTGCGCGGCAGTTACGTCTACCTGGGTGTGGACGGCGGTGCCTCGACGTGGACGACGTCCCCGTCGGCGTACAGCCAGCTCAGCGTCTCCTTCACTACCGGCGCCTCGCAGACCAGCGCCAAGATCTACGTCCACGGCTGGTACGCGCAGGGCACCTACTACGCCGACGACATCAGCCTGGACGGTCCGGGCGGCGGCGGAGGCGGCTCCGACACCCAGGCGCCGACCGCGCCGACGAACCTGACCTCCACCGGCAAGACCTCCTCCAGCGTGTCCCTGTCGTGGGGCGCGTCGAGCGACAACGTGGGCGTCACCGCGTACGACATCTACAGCGGCTCGAACCAGGTGCTGAGCGTGTCGGGGACGAGCGCGACGGTCAGCGGTCTCGCGTCGAGCACCGCCTACACGTTCACGGTGAAGGCGCGGGACGCGGCCGGGAACACCTCCGGGGCCTCCAACTCCGTGTCCGTGACCACGGACGCGGGCGGTGGTGGCGGCACCGGCTTCAAGCAGGCGGCACCGTACCTCTACCTCGGCTGGGGCGACCCGCCGAGCGCGACCTCGGTGATGAGCTCGACCGGCGTCAAGTGGTTCACGATGGCGTTCATGCTGGACTCGGGCGGCTGCAACCCCGCCTGGGACGGCAGCAGGGCGCTGACCGGTGGCAACGACCAGACCGTCATCAACCAGATCCGCTCCGCCGGCGGTGACGTCGTCCCGTCGTTCGGCGGCTGGCAGGGCAGCAAGCTCGGGGCCAACTGCTCCTCGGCGAGCGCGCTCGCCGGTGCGCTGCAGAAGGTCATCGACGCCTACGGCCTCAAGGCGATCGACATGGACATCGAGAACACGGACGAGTTCGAGAACGAGGCCGTCCAGGCCAAGATCCTGACCGCGCTGAAGACCGTCAAGGCCAACAATCCGGGCCTCAGGACGATCGTCACCTTCGGCACCTCGACGACCGGCCCGACCTACTACGGCAACCGGCTCATCGAGCAGGCGCAGTCGCTGAACGCGGGCATCGACGTCTTCACGATCATGCCGTTCGACTTCGGCGGCGGCTCCGACATGTACGGCAACACCGTCAATGCCGCCGAGGGGCTGAAGGCCAAGCTGAAGTCCACCTTCGGCTGGGACGACGCCACGGCCTACTCCCACATCGGCATCTCCGGCATGAACGGTCTGTCCGACCAGCAGGAGAACACCACCCCGGCGATCTGGACCCAGATCCGCGACTGGGCGAACTCCCACCACATCGCCCGTCTCGCCTACTGGGCGGTCAACCGTGACCGGCCCTGTCCCGGCGGCGGTGTGG